The following are from one region of the Bacteroidales bacterium genome:
- a CDS encoding secondary thiamine-phosphate synthase enzyme YjbQ has translation MKSYRKELWFNTTSRRQLINITREVQSEINESGINEGFVLVNAMHITASVFINDDESGLHQDYENWLEKLAPEKPYSQYNHNTYEDNADAHLKRTIMGREVVVAITNGKLDFGPWEQIFYGEFDGKRRKRVLVKIIGE, from the coding sequence ATGAAATCTTACAGAAAAGAACTTTGGTTTAATACAACAAGTCGTCGCCAATTAATTAATATTACAAGAGAAGTTCAAAGTGAAATCAATGAAAGCGGTATTAATGAGGGATTTGTACTTGTTAATGCAATGCATATAACTGCAAGCGTTTTTATAAATGATGATGAATCCGGTTTACATCAAGATTATGAAAATTGGTTAGAGAAACTTGCTCCGGAAAAACCTTATTCGCAATATAATCATAATACTTATGAAGATAATGCCGATGCACACCTAAAAAGGACGATTATGGGACGAGAAGTTGTTGTTGCAATAACAAACGGTAAACTTGATTTCGGACCTTGGGAGCAAATCTTTTACGGAGAATTTGACGGTAAAAGACGAAAACGAGTTTTGGTAAAAATAATCGGAGAATAA
- a CDS encoding 1-acyl-sn-glycerol-3-phosphate acyltransferase, whose amino-acid sequence MDKYNFDDIRSFRDEEVNQKLRNLVKDKGFIYILKKIFTDERIANLSNELNEVNSVYDFQSKYISYYVESLVNLSISELSVTGIEKLDKNKAYLFISNHRDIILDSALINESLLKNGLATSEIAIGNNLLIYKWIEDLARLNKSFVVKRDLQGKEMLRASMKLSAYIRNTIANRNTSVWIAQKEGRTKDGNDLTDLALLKMLNFSGTNNFIKDFSELNIVPVSISYEYEPTIESKIASTYSKLQGKKYHKTLEDDLEDMGRGLYNIKGRVCISFGECVNSEIQKFNKDTNRNINIQKLSELIDKEIYDNFKLTKNNYIAFDILTNSKKSLREKKYLKEDETKLRFQCKKIINSIKGENDLLENIFYGIYANPLINKIKLP is encoded by the coding sequence ATGGATAAATATAATTTTGATGATATCCGTTCATTCAGAGATGAAGAGGTTAATCAAAAACTCAGAAATCTTGTTAAGGATAAAGGATTTATTTATATTTTAAAGAAAATTTTTACAGACGAACGAATTGCAAACCTCAGCAATGAACTTAACGAAGTTAATTCGGTTTATGATTTTCAATCGAAATATATTTCATATTATGTTGAAAGTCTGGTAAATTTATCAATTTCCGAATTATCGGTTACCGGAATTGAAAAACTTGATAAAAACAAAGCATACCTTTTTATATCAAATCACAGAGATATTATTCTGGACTCAGCTTTAATTAATGAAAGTCTGCTGAAAAACGGCTTAGCAACTTCCGAAATCGCAATAGGCAATAACCTCTTAATATACAAATGGATAGAAGACTTAGCACGTTTAAATAAATCATTCGTTGTAAAAAGGGATTTGCAAGGAAAAGAAATGTTGCGAGCATCAATGAAGCTGTCTGCATACATCAGGAATACAATAGCAAACAGAAACACATCCGTTTGGATTGCACAAAAAGAAGGACGAACAAAAGACGGAAATGACTTAACGGATTTAGCTCTGTTAAAAATGCTAAACTTCAGCGGAACAAATAATTTTATAAAGGATTTTTCAGAATTAAATATAGTTCCCGTTAGTATTTCTTATGAATATGAACCCACAATTGAATCAAAAATTGCATCGACATATTCAAAATTACAAGGTAAAAAATATCATAAAACTTTAGAAGACGATTTAGAGGATATGGGGCGAGGTTTATATAATATTAAAGGCAGAGTTTGTATATCTTTCGGGGAATGTGTCAATTCAGAAATTCAGAAGTTTAATAAAGATACTAACAGAAACATAAACATTCAAAAATTGTCTGAGCTTATTGATAAAGAAATATACGACAATTTTAAACTGACCAAAAACAATTATATTGCATTTGACATCTTAACAAATTCAAAAAAATCTTTACGTGAGAAAAAATATCTTAAAGAAGATGAAACAAAACTAAGATTTCAATGTAAAAAAATCATTAATTCAATAAAAGGTGAAAATGATTTATTAGAAAATATATTTTACGGTATTTATGCAAATCCTCTTATTAACAAAATAAAGTTACCGTAA
- a CDS encoding menaquinone biosynthesis protein — protein MKKKIKISAVSYLNTLPFLYGLRNYGNISEQIDIQRDIPSVCANKLINNEVDIGLIPIAEIHKLSNPYVISNYCIGAVGKVKTVLLLSNVPVAEIKNIFLDYHSRTSVNLLKILAKNHWKININYIDAKKGFEEEIKNNTAGLIIGDRAFKYAKNFKYVYDLSEEWLNFAKLPFVFAAWVTNKKLEDTFVTKFNEALKFGLLNINQVVANYKLKNQNSDIDIKSYLEKSISYHLDVEKRRGMDLFLKMLKKENKH, from the coding sequence TTGAAGAAGAAAATTAAAATATCTGCTGTTTCATATCTTAATACACTGCCTTTTTTGTATGGTTTAAGAAATTACGGCAACATTTCAGAACAAATTGACATACAGAGAGATATACCTTCCGTTTGTGCAAATAAATTAATTAATAATGAAGTTGATATAGGCTTAATTCCAATTGCCGAAATTCATAAATTAAGTAACCCTTATGTTATCTCAAATTATTGCATAGGTGCCGTAGGAAAAGTAAAAACCGTACTTTTATTAAGCAATGTTCCTGTTGCTGAAATCAAAAATATATTTTTAGATTATCATTCAAGAACTTCCGTAAATTTATTGAAAATACTTGCAAAAAACCACTGGAAAATAAACATTAATTATATTGATGCAAAAAAAGGTTTTGAGGAAGAAATAAAAAATAATACTGCCGGTTTAATAATAGGCGACAGAGCATTTAAATATGCAAAAAACTTTAAATATGTTTATGATTTGTCGGAAGAATGGCTGAACTTTGCAAAACTGCCTTTTGTTTTTGCAGCATGGGTAACAAATAAAAAATTAGAAGATACTTTTGTAACTAAATTTAATGAAGCATTAAAATTCGGATTATTAAATATCAATCAAGTAGTTGCAAATTATAAACTAAAAAACCAAAACTCTGATATTGATATAAAAAGTTATTTAGAAAAAAGTATAAGCTATCATTTAGATGTTGAAAAAAGAAGAGGAATGGATTTATTTTTAAAAATGTTAAAAAAAGAGAATAAGCATTAA
- a CDS encoding EI24 domain-containing protein, with product MIFRKQVAIGFKGYFKAIELLFSKGFIKYMIFPLLLNVLFFWLGISFVKDAADWASDAFVNWINIGEGNFWGAGALKWLSSGLIEIIIYSLFFITFVYFGGFVIIIILSPLFSIISEKTEYVLSEGGIDYPFELKQFIIDVFRGIGIAIRNVLLETGIMILIFIAGIILSFISWLGVIFMFFVSSYFYGFSYMDYTNERHKRKLKDSVKHIRKYKWVAIVNGSLFAFVLFIPWLGTALSAFIAVISVIAGTVSMLEIKKIEDIEIDKMFNAEI from the coding sequence ATGATATTCAGAAAACAAGTTGCAATTGGATTTAAAGGCTATTTCAAAGCAATAGAACTTTTATTCTCAAAAGGTTTTATAAAATATATGATTTTTCCTTTGCTGCTGAACGTTCTATTTTTTTGGCTCGGAATAAGTTTTGTCAAAGATGCAGCCGATTGGGCAAGTGATGCTTTCGTAAATTGGATAAATATAGGCGAAGGTAATTTTTGGGGTGCAGGTGCATTAAAATGGTTATCATCCGGTCTTATTGAAATTATTATATACTCATTATTTTTCATAACATTTGTCTATTTCGGCGGTTTTGTAATAATAATTATTCTTTCTCCTTTATTTTCAATAATTTCCGAAAAAACAGAATATGTTTTAAGTGAAGGTGGCATTGATTATCCTTTTGAACTTAAACAATTTATAATTGATGTTTTCAGGGGCATAGGTATTGCAATCAGAAACGTTTTATTAGAAACCGGAATAATGATTCTTATTTTTATCGCAGGAATAATTTTATCTTTTATAAGTTGGCTCGGAGTTATTTTTATGTTTTTTGTTTCTTCATATTTTTACGGTTTTTCGTATATGGACTATACAAACGAAAGACATAAACGCAAATTAAAAGACAGCGTAAAACATATCAGAAAATATAAATGGGTTGCAATCGTAAACGGTTCTTTATTTGCATTTGTATTGTTTATCCCTTGGCTGGGAACAGCTTTGTCGGCATTTATTGCCGTAATTTCCGTAATAGCGGGAACAGTTTCAATGCTTGAAATAAAAAAAATTGAAGATATCGAAATCGACAAAATGTTTAATGCAGAAATATAA